One segment of Caldanaerobius polysaccharolyticus DSM 13641 DNA contains the following:
- the wecB gene encoding non-hydrolyzing UDP-N-acetylglucosamine 2-epimerase, producing MIKVLSVFGTRPEAIKMAPLVKQLERDSDIESKVCVTAQHRDMLDQVLSFFNIIPDYDLDIMTQRQTLSQITSRVLMGMDDVLDSERPDLVLVHGDTTTTFAAALSAYYHKIMAGHVEAGLRTHDKFFPYPEEINRRLTAPLVDMHFAPTANAKNNLLSEGIGSDNIFVTGNTVIDALKWTIREDYVFENRALNDIDYKSHRVIAMTAHRRENWGEPLENICRAVQDIVQSYEDVIVVYPVHLNPAVRDVVYSLLGSTERVVLLDPLSTVDMHNLVKRSYFVMTDSGGLQEEVPSLGKPVLVLRDVTERPEAVQAGTVKLVGTDKEEIVKSAKKLLGDGAEYARMANAVNPYGDGNASERIVQAIKYRFGLADDKPEDFVPQD from the coding sequence ATGATTAAAGTTCTTAGCGTCTTTGGTACTAGGCCTGAAGCCATAAAAATGGCGCCGCTGGTCAAGCAATTAGAACGGGATTCTGATATAGAGTCAAAGGTATGCGTTACCGCTCAGCATAGGGATATGCTGGATCAGGTTTTGAGTTTTTTTAATATAATCCCTGATTATGACTTGGACATTATGACTCAGAGGCAGACCCTTTCCCAGATTACGTCGAGGGTTTTAATGGGGATGGACGATGTGCTGGACAGCGAAAGGCCAGATCTGGTGTTGGTCCACGGTGATACTACCACTACTTTTGCGGCTGCGCTTTCTGCGTATTATCATAAGATCATGGCAGGTCATGTAGAGGCGGGCCTGCGAACCCATGATAAGTTTTTCCCTTATCCTGAGGAGATAAACAGAAGGCTTACGGCTCCTCTGGTAGATATGCACTTTGCTCCTACGGCAAATGCCAAAAACAATCTTTTGAGCGAAGGGATTGGATCTGATAACATCTTTGTAACGGGTAATACTGTAATTGACGCCCTTAAATGGACGATAAGGGAAGATTACGTTTTTGAAAATCGCGCTTTAAATGACATTGATTATAAATCCCACAGGGTTATTGCTATGACGGCTCATAGGAGAGAAAATTGGGGTGAACCCTTGGAGAATATATGCCGTGCAGTACAGGATATTGTGCAATCCTATGAAGATGTGATAGTAGTTTATCCCGTTCACCTAAACCCAGCAGTGAGGGACGTGGTGTATAGCTTATTGGGTTCTACGGAGAGGGTTGTGCTTTTGGACCCGTTGAGCACGGTGGATATGCACAACCTGGTAAAACGATCGTATTTTGTTATGACGGATTCTGGTGGATTACAGGAAGAAGTACCTTCGCTAGGCAAGCCTGTGCTCGTGCTGAGGGATGTCACTGAAAGGCCTGAAGCGGTACAAGCGGGTACGGTAAAGCTGGTAGGAACGGATAAGGAGGAGATCGTAAAAAGCGCCAAAAAATTGCTGGGCGATGGAGCTGAATACGCCAGGATGGCCAATGCAGTAAACCCTTACGGAGACGGGAACGCGTCCGAGCGTATTGTGCAAGCGATCAAGTACAGGTTTGGTCTGGCAGATGATAAGCCAGAGGATTTTGTGCCGCAGGATTGA
- a CDS encoding AtpZ/AtpI family protein — protein MRINRDLLHYVGIFSYIGFAIAVPIIGGTLLGYYLDGKLKTGHVFTFVLLGLGLVDGFYNMIRIAMKGADMNKKR, from the coding sequence GTGCGTATTAATAGAGATCTACTTCACTATGTGGGGATCTTTTCGTATATAGGGTTTGCCATCGCTGTGCCTATAATAGGAGGGACACTGCTGGGGTATTATCTCGATGGAAAGCTTAAGACGGGGCATGTCTTTACCTTTGTGCTGCTGGGGCTGGGGCTTGTAGATGGCTTTTACAACATGATAAGGATCGCCATGAAAGGTGCGGATATGAACAAAAAGCGCTGA
- the hydF gene encoding [FeFe] hydrogenase H-cluster maturation GTPase HydF, with amino-acid sequence MNTTPKSERLHIAVFGRRNAGKSSIINALTNQSVSLVSDVAGTTTDPVYKSMELLPIGPVLFIDTAGVDDVGELGQMRVKKTYEVLNKTDLALLVVDSSQGMEEYEKDILNRIKEKKIPVVGVVNKADLCEVPESEIQLWEKEWGIKFVKVSALSKRGISDLKRAIVVNAPYEDREMTIVGDLVRDGQIAVLVVPIDKAAPKGRLILPQQQVIRDILDHDAIAVVTKEHELKQTLDSLGRKPALVITDSQAFLKVDADTPKDIPMTSFSILFARYKGDLNQLVAGAKAIEGLKPGDKVLIAEACTHHRQADDIATVKIPRWLRQLVGGDLEFSWASGGDFPEDLEEYKLIVHCGGCMINRREMMYRLSVAAEKGVPIVNYGVLIAYVLGVLDRALDPFPLAKMTFHGLV; translated from the coding sequence ATGAACACAACGCCAAAATCTGAGAGATTGCACATCGCCGTTTTTGGCAGGAGAAACGCGGGCAAATCCAGCATTATAAATGCCCTGACCAATCAAAGCGTGTCGCTGGTTTCTGATGTGGCAGGCACCACTACTGACCCTGTGTACAAGTCCATGGAATTGCTGCCCATAGGCCCTGTGTTATTTATAGATACGGCTGGTGTGGACGATGTGGGCGAGTTGGGCCAGATGAGGGTAAAAAAGACTTACGAAGTGCTCAATAAAACCGATTTGGCTTTACTGGTAGTGGACTCCTCGCAAGGAATGGAGGAATACGAAAAGGATATTCTAAACAGGATAAAAGAGAAGAAAATACCTGTGGTAGGAGTTGTAAATAAAGCAGACCTATGCGAAGTGCCTGAAAGCGAAATCCAGCTTTGGGAGAAGGAATGGGGTATAAAATTTGTTAAAGTGAGCGCCCTTTCCAAGCGCGGCATAAGCGATTTAAAGAGGGCTATTGTGGTCAATGCCCCTTATGAAGACAGGGAGATGACCATAGTAGGAGACCTGGTCAGAGATGGGCAGATAGCGGTGCTGGTGGTCCCTATAGATAAGGCAGCACCTAAAGGCAGGCTGATATTACCTCAGCAGCAGGTTATAAGGGACATTTTGGACCACGACGCTATAGCAGTCGTCACAAAAGAGCACGAGTTAAAGCAGACTTTAGACAGCCTAGGGCGTAAGCCTGCGCTGGTTATAACCGATTCTCAGGCTTTTTTAAAGGTGGATGCAGATACTCCCAAAGATATACCCATGACGTCTTTTTCTATCCTCTTCGCCCGCTACAAAGGCGATTTAAACCAGCTGGTCGCTGGCGCAAAAGCTATAGAGGGATTAAAGCCGGGCGATAAGGTGCTTATAGCTGAAGCCTGCACCCATCACAGGCAGGCCGACGATATTGCCACGGTAAAAATACCCCGATGGCTGAGACAGCTGGTAGGTGGGGATCTGGAGTTTTCGTGGGCAAGCGGAGGGGATTTCCCTGAGGACCTTGAGGAATACAAGCTCATTGTGCACTGCGGCGGTTGCATGATCAACAGGAGAGAGATGATGTACCGTTTATCTGTGGCTGCAGAAAAAGGTGTGCCTATAGTGAATTACGGTGTGCTCATTGCCTATGTGCTTGGTGTACTGGATAGGGCTTTGGATCCCTTTCCTTTGGCTAAGATGACATTTCACGGTTTGGTGTGA
- the upp gene encoding uracil phosphoribosyltransferase, with the protein MYDYCKNVHVVDHPMIQHKLSIIRDKNTGTKDFKDLVEEIAMFMAYEVTRNLPLEEVEIETPICKTKAMTLSGKKLGVIPILRAGLGMVNGILKLIPAAKVGHIGLYRDPESLKPVEYYCKLPTDINERELIVVDPMLATGGSAIAAIGFLLQRGAVIENIKLVNLIAAPEGIKAVTEKYPEIEIFVAAVDEKLDEHGYIVPGLGDAGDRLFGTK; encoded by the coding sequence ATGTACGATTACTGTAAAAATGTCCACGTCGTCGATCACCCGATGATACAGCATAAGCTTTCCATAATCAGGGATAAGAACACGGGGACAAAGGATTTTAAAGACCTTGTTGAGGAAATTGCTATGTTCATGGCCTACGAGGTGACCAGAAACCTACCACTGGAGGAAGTGGAGATTGAAACACCTATATGCAAAACAAAGGCGATGACCCTGTCAGGCAAAAAACTGGGGGTTATACCTATCCTTAGGGCAGGATTAGGCATGGTTAATGGAATCCTTAAGCTAATACCTGCCGCTAAAGTAGGCCATATAGGACTTTACAGGGATCCTGAGAGCTTAAAACCTGTAGAGTATTATTGCAAGTTGCCTACAGACATTAACGAAAGAGAGCTCATAGTGGTTGATCCTATGCTGGCTACAGGAGGTTCAGCGATTGCGGCTATTGGTTTCTTGCTTCAACGGGGCGCTGTTATTGAAAACATCAAACTGGTAAATTTAATAGCAGCTCCGGAGGGCATAAAGGCCGTTACAGAGAAATACCCGGAAATAGAGATATTTGTCGCGGCTGTTGACGAGAAGCTGGATGAGCATGGTTACATCGTGCCTGGACTGGGGGATGCAGGAGACAGGCTTTTTGGCACAAAGTGA
- the murA gene encoding UDP-N-acetylglucosamine 1-carboxyvinyltransferase, protein MARLLVEKSPPLKGRVKVSGAKNSVLPIMAASLMSEGTVTIKEIPELEDVVVMKDVLGAIGSKVQQEDKGVVEITTPAIWSCEAPNDLVKRMRASFLVMGPLLAKKGKARMYMPGGCNIGVRPVDLHLKGFSALGTEITQERGYIEAKAKKLRGATIYLDFPSVGATENIMMAACLAEGQTVIENAAEEPEIVDLANFLNKMGARIKGAGTDTIRIEGVKQLGSAEHTVIPDRIEVGTFMIAAAITGGDIIIDNVIMDHVVSITAKLKEAGIEVMPYGSSVRVKGKECFKATDVKTLPYPGFPTDMQAPFMALMSVAKGNSVIIETVFENRFLHVEELKRMGAKIKIEGRSAIVEGVPRLTGAQVKATDLRAGAALVLAGLVAEGVSEISDVFHIDRGYERFEEKLKGLGAIITRVQ, encoded by the coding sequence GTGGCCAGATTATTAGTAGAGAAAAGCCCACCGTTAAAAGGCAGAGTAAAGGTGAGCGGTGCCAAGAACTCTGTGTTACCCATTATGGCGGCATCTCTGATGAGTGAAGGGACTGTTACGATTAAGGAGATACCTGAACTGGAAGATGTAGTGGTAATGAAGGACGTGCTTGGCGCAATAGGAAGCAAGGTACAACAAGAGGATAAAGGCGTTGTTGAAATAACGACTCCAGCAATATGGTCCTGCGAGGCCCCTAATGATCTGGTTAAACGAATGAGGGCGTCTTTCCTGGTCATGGGTCCTCTTCTGGCCAAGAAGGGAAAAGCCAGGATGTACATGCCAGGGGGCTGTAATATAGGTGTAAGGCCTGTGGACCTCCACCTTAAAGGCTTTTCCGCCTTGGGGACAGAAATAACTCAGGAGCGCGGTTATATAGAGGCAAAAGCGAAAAAACTGAGAGGGGCTACGATTTACCTGGATTTTCCCAGCGTAGGGGCTACTGAGAACATAATGATGGCAGCGTGCCTGGCAGAAGGGCAGACCGTGATTGAGAATGCCGCAGAGGAGCCTGAGATTGTAGACCTGGCCAATTTTCTAAATAAAATGGGGGCCAGGATAAAAGGCGCAGGTACCGACACTATAAGGATAGAGGGCGTAAAGCAACTGGGGTCTGCAGAACATACGGTGATTCCTGACCGCATAGAGGTAGGGACTTTTATGATAGCAGCGGCTATCACCGGTGGCGATATAATAATCGACAATGTCATCATGGACCATGTAGTATCAATTACGGCCAAGTTAAAGGAAGCTGGGATAGAGGTAATGCCCTACGGCAGTTCCGTGAGGGTTAAAGGCAAAGAGTGCTTTAAGGCTACAGACGTAAAGACGCTTCCTTATCCCGGTTTTCCTACGGACATGCAGGCACCTTTTATGGCTTTGATGAGCGTGGCTAAAGGCAACAGCGTCATCATTGAAACAGTGTTTGAGAACAGGTTTTTGCACGTAGAAGAGTTAAAGAGGATGGGGGCAAAGATTAAGATCGAAGGCCGCAGCGCTATTGTAGAGGGGGTGCCGCGGCTGACAGGAGCCCAGGTAAAAGCCACGGATTTAAGAGCTGGTGCGGCTTTGGTGTTAGCGGGACTTGTGGCTGAGGGGGTATCGGAGATTAGCGATGTTTTCCATATAGACCGCGGCTATGAGAGGTTTGAAGAAAAACTTAAAGGGCTGGGAGCAATTATAACTCGTGTTCAATAG
- a CDS encoding aspartate ammonia-lyase codes for MGYRLEHDLLGEMQVPEDAYYGIHTLRASHNFPISGRPVHRELIQAMVVIKKAAAIANMKLGLLEQKIGDAIVAACDRILRGEFDDQFIVDRIQGGAGTSTNMNVNEVVANVAIEQMGGQRGDYTLVHPLNHVNMSQSTNDVYPTALRIAAINLLKPLSEEFAALQEALQKKENEFSSVIKMGRTELQDAVPIMLGQEFGAYAQAIARDRWRLYKVEERLRQVPLGGTAVGTGLNADVRYIYTVVDVLRDLTGLGLARTEYMMDGIQNADVFVEVSGLLKAAAVNLGKIANDLRLLSSGPECGLGEIKLPAMQAGSSIMPGKVNPIIPEMVNMVVYQVIGNDLTITMAAESGQLELNAMIPLIASNLLESIEMMTNAVKIFIERCVSGIEANVEVCNKYVYGSKGLVTALVPYIGYDNATKVADVCRKENKAVEQAVLDMGLMSRQELERALNPYDMTKPGIKGIRRDGV; via the coding sequence ATGGGTTACAGGCTAGAGCACGACCTTTTAGGCGAGATGCAGGTACCTGAAGACGCCTATTATGGAATACACACTCTGCGGGCCAGCCATAATTTTCCCATAAGCGGTAGGCCTGTGCACAGGGAATTGATTCAGGCGATGGTTGTAATAAAAAAAGCCGCAGCGATAGCCAACATGAAATTGGGCTTGTTGGAACAAAAAATCGGCGATGCCATAGTAGCTGCATGTGACAGAATCCTCAGAGGGGAATTTGACGATCAGTTTATAGTGGATAGAATACAGGGTGGCGCCGGGACGTCTACCAACATGAACGTCAATGAGGTTGTAGCCAATGTAGCCATAGAGCAGATGGGGGGCCAAAGGGGCGATTACACACTGGTGCACCCTTTAAACCATGTGAATATGTCCCAATCCACCAATGATGTATACCCCACGGCATTGCGCATTGCGGCTATAAACCTTTTGAAGCCATTAAGCGAGGAATTTGCTGCCTTACAAGAGGCGTTGCAGAAAAAGGAAAATGAATTTTCATCAGTCATCAAAATGGGCAGGACAGAGCTACAGGATGCCGTGCCTATTATGCTGGGCCAGGAATTTGGGGCATATGCCCAGGCTATAGCACGGGATAGATGGCGGCTTTACAAAGTGGAAGAGAGGCTAAGGCAGGTTCCCTTAGGTGGAACAGCGGTGGGGACAGGTCTCAACGCAGACGTGCGCTATATTTATACGGTGGTGGATGTGCTGAGAGATTTGACAGGGCTGGGATTAGCAAGAACCGAGTACATGATGGACGGAATACAAAATGCCGACGTATTTGTGGAGGTGTCGGGGCTGTTAAAAGCTGCGGCGGTAAACCTGGGCAAGATAGCTAATGACCTCAGGCTCTTGTCCTCTGGTCCTGAATGCGGGCTAGGAGAGATAAAATTGCCTGCCATGCAAGCGGGTTCTTCCATCATGCCAGGTAAAGTAAATCCCATTATCCCTGAGATGGTTAATATGGTGGTATATCAGGTTATAGGGAATGATCTGACCATAACCATGGCGGCGGAGTCGGGCCAGTTGGAGCTTAACGCCATGATACCTCTTATAGCTTCCAATCTTCTGGAATCTATTGAGATGATGACCAATGCTGTAAAGATCTTTATTGAAAGGTGTGTATCGGGTATCGAGGCCAATGTGGAGGTTTGCAACAAGTATGTCTACGGGAGCAAAGGGCTGGTTACGGCATTGGTCCCTTATATTGGTTATGACAACGCCACTAAAGTAGCCGATGTGTGCAGAAAAGAAAACAAGGCTGTGGAACAGGCGGTACTGGATATGGGGTTGATGTCTCGGCAAGAGCTTGAAAGGGCGCTTAACCCTTATGATATGACTAAACCAGGGATTAAAGGTATCAGGAGGGACGGGGTTTGA
- the rpiB gene encoding ribose 5-phosphate isomerase B — protein MIALGADHGGYDLKEEIKDYLVRKGYEVMDVGTFTKESVDYPDIAEKVAQAIIAGQCDRGILFCGTGIGVSIAANKIPGIRAANCSDPYSARMAKEHNNANVLCIGGRVVGKDLAVMIVEEWLSGEFQGDRHQRRIDKIAQLEKKY, from the coding sequence ATGATAGCGTTAGGTGCAGATCATGGTGGTTATGATTTAAAAGAGGAGATAAAAGATTATCTGGTAAGAAAAGGGTATGAAGTGATGGATGTGGGCACGTTTACCAAAGAATCTGTAGACTATCCTGATATCGCTGAAAAGGTGGCGCAGGCTATAATCGCAGGTCAATGCGATAGAGGCATACTTTTTTGTGGGACAGGCATAGGCGTCTCTATAGCTGCCAATAAAATCCCTGGCATCAGGGCTGCAAATTGCAGCGATCCTTATTCTGCCAGGATGGCCAAAGAGCACAATAACGCCAATGTGCTGTGCATAGGCGGCAGGGTAGTAGGCAAAGACCTTGCTGTGATGATAGTAGAAGAATGGCTTAGTGGAGAGTTTCAGGGAGACAGGCATCAAAGGCGCATAGACAAGATAGCTCAACTGGAGAAAAAATATTAA
- a CDS encoding low molecular weight protein arginine phosphatase, which produces MKTVLFVCTGNTCRSSMAEYVFRDMLNKRGKGKGIKVLSAGISAFPGAKASPEAIEVMKELGIDLSPHRSRALTKDIIEKVDLILTMTHEHKKQILSIVPQAEGKVFTLKEFAQLEGSDILDPFGKSIEEYRKSAREIKEALEKSIDKILDMVEEVKG; this is translated from the coding sequence ATGAAAACAGTGCTATTTGTGTGCACGGGAAATACCTGCAGAAGCAGCATGGCAGAGTACGTATTTAGGGATATGCTTAACAAGAGAGGAAAGGGCAAAGGCATTAAGGTTTTATCAGCAGGTATCAGTGCATTTCCGGGGGCAAAGGCTTCTCCCGAAGCTATCGAGGTTATGAAGGAGTTGGGCATCGACTTATCACCTCACAGGTCCAGAGCTCTGACAAAGGATATCATTGAAAAGGTAGACCTCATTCTTACCATGACTCATGAGCATAAAAAGCAGATTTTGAGTATTGTTCCCCAGGCTGAGGGCAAAGTGTTTACGTTGAAGGAATTTGCCCAATTAGAAGGCTCGGATATTTTAGATCCTTTTGGCAAGTCCATAGAAGAGTACCGTAAGAGCGCCAGGGAGATAAAGGAGGCTCTGGAGAAATCCATTGATAAAATCCTAGATATGGTAGAGGAGGTTAAAGGATGA
- a CDS encoding glycosyltransferase family 4 protein — protein MLRYILAFITAFVLTCAFTPFAKKLAYKIKAIDVPKDERRVHKQPVPLLGGLSIYLSFMMGAIIFAHKNPHIIGLLIGSTIIMLVGIIDDKYELNPVAKLIGQIMAAIVVIMYGMTIKVVSNPFGESFNLGLWAYPVTLIWIVAITNTLNLIDGLDGLAAGVSGIASLSLFIVSILNHRDLAAILTIVLAGSSLGFLPFNFNPAKIFMGDTGALLLGFILSVISVEGAIKGAAAIAIVVPVLVLGLPIFDMVVSIIRRSINGMPIMQADKGHIHHRLLAMGMSQRRAVIYMYIMCVVLGISAIVVSAASTLTGIFVVLAVILMAFIAAKHMNLMSTNNNRYRGITR, from the coding sequence ATGTTGAGATATATCCTTGCATTTATTACCGCCTTTGTTTTGACGTGTGCGTTTACACCCTTTGCGAAGAAGCTGGCTTATAAAATAAAAGCTATAGATGTGCCTAAAGATGAGAGAAGGGTTCACAAGCAGCCTGTTCCGTTGTTAGGGGGATTATCGATATATTTGTCGTTTATGATGGGTGCTATTATTTTTGCACATAAAAATCCACATATTATAGGCCTTTTGATAGGGTCTACCATTATAATGCTGGTGGGAATAATAGACGATAAATACGAGCTCAACCCTGTGGCTAAGCTGATTGGACAAATAATGGCTGCAATCGTCGTTATCATGTACGGCATGACGATAAAAGTGGTTTCCAACCCTTTTGGCGAAAGTTTTAACCTGGGGTTATGGGCTTACCCCGTCACACTGATATGGATAGTGGCTATAACCAACACGTTAAACCTCATAGATGGTTTGGATGGGCTTGCAGCAGGAGTGTCGGGGATTGCATCCCTTTCCCTTTTCATAGTGTCTATCCTCAACCATAGGGATTTGGCTGCGATTTTGACCATTGTCCTGGCTGGTTCATCCCTGGGATTTTTGCCTTTTAATTTTAACCCTGCAAAAATCTTTATGGGAGATACAGGCGCTCTGCTCTTGGGGTTTATACTTTCGGTTATATCGGTGGAAGGGGCTATAAAAGGAGCTGCGGCGATAGCTATAGTGGTGCCTGTGCTGGTTTTAGGTCTTCCTATATTTGACATGGTGGTTTCTATCATAAGGAGGAGTATAAACGGGATGCCCATTATGCAGGCGGATAAAGGGCATATTCACCACAGGTTGCTGGCTATGGGTATGAGCCAGAGGCGTGCGGTGATATACATGTACATCATGTGCGTAGTGTTAGGCATCAGCGCTATTGTGGTCAGCGCCGCCAGCACGTTGACAGGTATTTTTGTGGTCTTGGCAGTTATCTTGATGGCGTTTATCGCGGCAAAACACATGAACCTTATGAGTACAAATAACAACAGGTATAGGGGCATTACGAGGTAG
- a CDS encoding endonuclease III domain-containing protein, which produces MWNKNVREELIAIYDRLYRFFGPQHWWPGESKFEIIVGAILTQSVSWKNVEVAIDNLKKQGLLTVEGIAGIERDKLAQLIKPTLYYNQKADKLKRFCAYIKENYGGDILKLLDKNTTDLRSELLSIKGIGRETADSIILYAAQKPIFVVDAYTRRIFHRMGFFKEDEGYQDMQDFFMSNLPSDVKMFNEYHALIVALGKEYCTLKNPVCDKCPLNAMPCIGCLSLKK; this is translated from the coding sequence ATGTGGAATAAAAATGTGAGAGAAGAACTTATTGCAATTTACGATAGACTTTATCGCTTTTTTGGGCCACAGCATTGGTGGCCAGGGGAATCAAAATTTGAAATAATTGTGGGCGCTATACTCACTCAGAGCGTTTCGTGGAAAAACGTAGAAGTAGCAATAGACAACCTTAAAAAGCAGGGACTTCTCACCGTTGAAGGTATAGCCGGGATAGAAAGGGATAAACTGGCACAACTTATAAAGCCTACGCTTTATTATAACCAGAAAGCCGATAAGCTCAAGAGGTTTTGCGCTTATATAAAGGAAAATTACGGAGGCGACATCTTAAAACTTTTAGATAAGAATACAACCGATCTGAGGTCAGAGCTGTTGAGCATAAAGGGCATTGGCCGAGAAACTGCTGACTCCATAATCCTTTACGCAGCTCAAAAGCCCATATTTGTAGTGGATGCTTACACCAGGAGAATTTTTCATCGAATGGGGTTTTTTAAAGAGGATGAAGGTTACCAGGATATGCAGGATTTCTTTATGTCCAACCTGCCGTCAGATGTCAAAATGTTTAACGAATACCATGCTCTGATTGTGGCGTTGGGCAAGGAGTACTGCACTTTAAAGAACCCTGTCTGCGATAAATGTCCGCTGAATGCCATGCCTTGTATCGGCTGTCTTTCTCTAAAGAAGTGA
- a CDS encoding deoxycytidylate deaminase translates to MRPDWDEYFMEIAHVVMKRSTCLRRQVGAVIVKDKRILATGYNGAPSGIAHCSEVGCLRDQMNVPSGERHELCRGLHAEQNAIIQAAMSGVSIKDSWMYVTHHPCSLCAKMIINAGIKKVIYKGDYPDALAAALLDEAGVDVNKL, encoded by the coding sequence ATGAGGCCCGATTGGGATGAGTATTTTATGGAAATAGCTCATGTGGTGATGAAAAGATCCACATGCCTTAGAAGGCAGGTCGGAGCGGTAATAGTCAAGGATAAACGCATACTGGCCACTGGGTATAACGGAGCTCCTTCAGGTATAGCTCATTGCTCAGAAGTAGGGTGCTTGAGAGATCAGATGAATGTACCCTCAGGGGAAAGACACGAGCTGTGCAGGGGGTTGCACGCCGAGCAAAACGCTATAATTCAGGCTGCTATGTCAGGAGTAAGCATAAAAGATTCATGGATGTATGTAACCCATCATCCATGTTCTCTTTGCGCTAAAATGATAATAAATGCAGGGATAAAAAAGGTGATATACAAAGGGGATTACCCCGATGCGCTGGCTGCTGCTTTGTTGGATGAAGCAGGTGTAGATGTGAATAAGTTGTGA
- a CDS encoding YwmB family TATA-box binding protein, protein MVKKIFIGIIILISAIMVDNPVQSRENRAMGEVLEKAFYASGAEINAVNINGWAMIQDKFVDQSVMKNWMEDAIKQLNLHGVRITEKSYRGFNEVKMEYSDEDRRIVIVFQSLNEGKPETYLIVDEYAGDLTYMKDRSTLEKLYQRYGKEPQISMVCEGTFKGRKSYNELEKIKGNMLASIHAAVVNDGFYDDFLSVTAFSPEIKEYVAIGGEKININVAMRYSSYDDKTHIYLASPIITTEY, encoded by the coding sequence ATGGTTAAAAAGATATTTATAGGAATCATCATTTTGATATCTGCGATTATGGTGGACAACCCTGTCCAGTCCAGAGAAAATAGAGCAATGGGAGAAGTGCTGGAGAAGGCTTTTTACGCCAGCGGAGCTGAAATAAACGCGGTGAACATAAACGGATGGGCTATGATTCAGGATAAATTTGTTGACCAAAGTGTTATGAAGAACTGGATGGAGGACGCGATAAAACAGTTAAATCTCCATGGCGTGAGGATTACAGAAAAGAGCTATAGGGGATTTAACGAAGTCAAAATGGAGTATAGCGATGAGGACAGGAGAATTGTGATTGTATTTCAGTCGCTGAATGAAGGTAAGCCCGAAACCTATTTAATAGTCGACGAGTATGCCGGAGATCTCACTTACATGAAAGATAGGTCTACATTGGAGAAATTATATCAACGTTATGGCAAGGAGCCGCAGATCTCCATGGTGTGTGAAGGAACCTTTAAAGGCCGTAAATCTTATAATGAACTAGAAAAAATAAAAGGTAATATGTTGGCTTCAATACACGCTGCGGTAGTAAACGATGGCTTTTACGATGATTTTTTGAGCGTCACAGCTTTTTCGCCAGAGATAAAAGAATACGTGGCAATAGGAGGTGAAAAGATAAATATAAACGTGGCGATGAGATACAGCAGTTATGACGACAAAACCCATATCTACTTAGCTTCGCCCATTATTACAACCGAATATTGA